In one Pseudomonas sp. 31-12 genomic region, the following are encoded:
- the iolC gene encoding 5-dehydro-2-deoxygluconokinase has product MGQTRFASGRQLDLICLGRLGVDLYAQQVGARLEDVSSFAKYLGGSSANIAFGTARLGLKSAMLSRVGDDHMGRFLLESLAREGCDVSGVKVDPERLTAMVLLGLKDRETFPLVFYRENCADMALRAEDINEAFIASSKALLITGTHFSTDGVYKASIQALDYAEKHSVKRVLDIDYRPVLWGLAGKADGETRFVADQNVSQHVQKILPRFDLIVGTEEEFLIAGGSEDLLTALRNVRRLSDATLVVKLGPQGCTVIHGAIPVRLEDGAIYPGVRVEVLNVLGAGDAFMSGFLSGWLEDASDERCCQLANACGGLVVSRHACAPAMPTRAELDYLFNSPVPITRPDQDAVLQRLHQVSVPRKQWRQLFIFAFDHRGQLVELAHKGGRDLNAICELKQLFIKAVERVETDLREQGIDADVGLLADQRFGQDSLNAATGRGWWVARPVEVQGSRPLAFEHGRSIGSNLIAWPQEQIIKCLVQFHPDDEPLLRLEQEAQIKGLYQASQVSGHELLLEIIPPKDHPSTHPDVLYRALKRLYNLGIYPAWWKIEAQSAEEWKQLDELIQERDPYCRGVVLLGLNAPASALAEGFQQASQSQTCRGFAVGRTIFQEPSRAWLAGEIDDEELIRQVQGTFVELIDAWRTARA; this is encoded by the coding sequence ATGGGCCAGACTCGTTTTGCCAGTGGGCGTCAATTGGATCTGATTTGCCTGGGGCGCCTTGGCGTCGACCTCTATGCGCAGCAAGTCGGGGCGCGGCTGGAGGATGTTTCAAGCTTCGCCAAGTACCTTGGCGGATCGTCCGCCAACATCGCTTTCGGCACCGCTCGGCTGGGGCTGAAATCGGCGATGCTGAGCCGGGTAGGGGACGACCACATGGGTCGGTTCCTGCTGGAATCCCTGGCGCGTGAAGGCTGTGATGTCAGCGGCGTCAAAGTCGATCCGGAGCGCCTGACCGCGATGGTCCTGCTGGGTCTCAAGGACCGCGAAACCTTTCCTTTAGTCTTCTACCGCGAAAACTGCGCCGACATGGCGTTGCGGGCCGAGGACATCAACGAAGCCTTTATTGCCTCCAGCAAAGCCTTGCTGATCACCGGCACCCATTTCTCCACCGACGGCGTCTACAAGGCGAGCATCCAGGCGCTGGATTACGCCGAGAAGCACAGCGTCAAACGGGTGCTGGATATCGACTATCGCCCGGTGCTGTGGGGGCTGGCCGGTAAGGCTGATGGCGAGACGCGATTCGTCGCCGATCAGAATGTCAGCCAGCATGTGCAGAAAATCCTGCCGCGTTTTGATCTGATTGTTGGCACTGAAGAAGAGTTTTTGATTGCTGGCGGTTCGGAGGATTTGCTCACGGCGTTGCGTAATGTCCGGCGTTTGAGCGATGCAACGTTAGTGGTGAAGCTCGGGCCGCAGGGTTGCACGGTGATTCACGGGGCGATTCCGGTGCGCCTTGAAGACGGGGCGATTTACCCTGGCGTTCGGGTGGAAGTGCTCAACGTGTTGGGGGCCGGCGATGCCTTTATGTCGGGCTTCCTCAGTGGTTGGCTGGAGGATGCCAGTGACGAGCGCTGCTGCCAGTTGGCCAATGCCTGCGGCGGTCTGGTGGTGTCGCGTCATGCTTGCGCCCCGGCGATGCCGACCCGCGCCGAACTCGATTACCTGTTTAACAGCCCGGTGCCGATTACCCGGCCGGATCAGGACGCGGTGTTGCAGCGGCTGCACCAGGTCAGCGTGCCGCGCAAACAGTGGCGGCAGCTGTTCATCTTTGCCTTTGATCATCGTGGGCAACTGGTGGAACTGGCGCACAAGGGCGGCCGAGACCTGAATGCTATCTGCGAGCTCAAGCAACTCTTTATCAAAGCCGTGGAGCGGGTTGAAACCGATTTGCGTGAGCAGGGTATTGATGCCGATGTCGGGCTGCTGGCTGATCAGCGTTTCGGCCAGGACTCGCTGAATGCCGCCACCGGTCGTGGCTGGTGGGTGGCGCGGCCGGTGGAAGTGCAGGGATCGCGGCCGTTGGCGTTCGAACATGGACGCTCGATTGGCAGCAACCTGATTGCCTGGCCGCAAGAGCAGATCATCAAGTGCCTGGTGCAATTCCATCCCGATGATGAGCCGTTGCTGCGCCTGGAGCAGGAAGCGCAGATCAAGGGTTTGTATCAGGCCTCCCAAGTCAGTGGGCATGAACTGCTGCTGGAAATCATCCCGCCGAAGGATCATCCGTCGACCCACCCGGACGTGCTGTATCGCGCGCTGAAGCGACTCTACAACCTGGGGATTTACCCGGCGTGGTGGAAGATCGAAGCGCAGAGTGCCGAGGAGTGGAAGCAACTTGATGAGCTGATTCAGGAGCGCGACCCGTATTGCCGCGGCGTGGTGTTGTTGGGGTTGAATGCGCCGGCGTCTGCGCTGGCCGAAGGGTTTCAGCAAGCGAGCCAGAGCCAGACCTGTCGCGGGTTCGCGGTGGGGAGGACGATTTTCCAGGAACCGAGCCGCGCGTGGCTGGCTGGTGAAATCGATGATGAGGAGCTGATCCGCCAAGTGCAGGGCACCTTCGTCGAACTCATCGATGCCTGGCGCACAGCCCGCGCCTGA
- the iolE gene encoding myo-inosose-2 dehydratase: MPAIRIGINPISWSNDDLPSLGGETPLSTALSEGKEIGYEGFELNGKFPKDAKGVGDVLRPYDLALVSGWYSSRLARRSVAEEIDAIGSHVELLAKNGAKVLVYGEVADSIQGQRIPLVERPRFHTEQAWQEYADKLTELARFTLSQGVRLAYHHHMGAYVESPADIDKLMALTGSEVGLLFDSGHCYMGGGEPLQVLRKHIERICHVHFKDVRKPVVQLARNNLWSFPDCIINGTFTVPGDGDIDFAALLDVLLANDYHGWLVVEAEQDPAVAPSYVYAKKGYDTLRALLDERIAL, from the coding sequence ATGCCCGCTATCCGAATTGGCATCAACCCGATTTCCTGGAGCAACGACGACTTGCCGTCCCTCGGTGGCGAGACGCCGCTGAGCACTGCGTTGAGCGAAGGCAAGGAGATCGGTTACGAAGGTTTCGAACTCAACGGCAAATTCCCCAAGGATGCCAAAGGCGTCGGTGACGTGTTGCGGCCCTATGATCTGGCGTTGGTCTCGGGCTGGTATTCCAGCCGTCTGGCCCGTCGTTCGGTGGCGGAAGAAATCGACGCCATCGGCAGCCATGTCGAGCTGCTGGCGAAGAACGGCGCCAAGGTCCTGGTTTACGGTGAAGTGGCGGACTCGATCCAGGGCCAACGCATTCCCTTGGTCGAACGCCCGCGCTTCCACACCGAACAGGCCTGGCAGGAATACGCCGACAAGCTCACCGAACTGGCACGTTTCACCCTGTCCCAAGGCGTGCGCCTGGCGTATCACCACCACATGGGCGCTTACGTCGAATCCCCGGCCGACATCGACAAGCTGATGGCGCTGACCGGCAGCGAAGTCGGTCTGCTGTTCGATTCGGGCCATTGCTATATGGGTGGTGGCGAGCCGTTGCAGGTGCTGCGCAAACACATCGAACGCATCTGCCACGTGCATTTCAAGGACGTGCGCAAACCGGTGGTGCAACTGGCGCGCAACAATCTGTGGAGCTTTCCGGACTGCATCATCAACGGCACTTTCACCGTGCCCGGCGATGGTGACATCGACTTTGCCGCGCTGCTCGATGTGTTGCTGGCCAACGATTACCACGGCTGGCTGGTGGTCGAGGCCGAGCAAGACCCGGCCGTGGCCCCGAGCTACGTCTACGCGAAAAAGGGCTACGACACCCTGCGTGCGTTGCTCGACGAGAGGATTGCCTTATGA
- the iolB gene encoding 5-deoxy-glucuronate isomerase, with protein sequence MSLLVKSNARGRTMVELGEGELEYVGFAAYRLSLGETLPVAAGDKELCLVLLSGRISIKGEAPGQGAFDWDNLGDRQSVFEDKSPFAAYLPPGSQAQVVALSDVQIAVCAAPGSAEKGLGPRLIKPDTMKRSVRGKGANTRYVCDILPDTEPAHSLLVVEVRTPSGHSSSYPPHKHDTDDLPHQSFLEETYYHQINPPQGFVFQRVYTDDRSIDQAMAVENSDLVVVPKGYHPVSVPYGYESYYLNVMAGPKRVWQFHNDPQHSWLLDL encoded by the coding sequence ATGAGCCTGCTGGTCAAAAGCAACGCCCGTGGCCGGACCATGGTCGAGTTGGGCGAGGGTGAACTGGAATACGTCGGCTTCGCCGCATACCGCTTGAGCCTGGGCGAAACCTTGCCGGTGGCGGCGGGTGATAAAGAACTGTGCCTGGTGCTGCTCAGCGGCCGGATCAGCATCAAGGGCGAAGCGCCGGGGCAGGGCGCCTTCGACTGGGACAACCTCGGCGATCGCCAGTCGGTGTTCGAAGACAAATCGCCGTTCGCTGCTTATTTGCCGCCGGGCAGTCAGGCGCAAGTCGTTGCGCTGAGCGATGTGCAGATCGCCGTCTGCGCCGCCCCGGGCTCAGCCGAAAAGGGCCTCGGCCCCCGTCTGATCAAACCCGACACCATGAAGCGCAGCGTGCGCGGCAAGGGTGCCAACACCCGTTACGTCTGCGACATCTTGCCGGATACCGAGCCCGCCCATTCGCTGCTGGTGGTGGAAGTGCGCACGCCGTCGGGACACTCGTCGAGCTATCCGCCGCACAAACACGACACCGACGACCTGCCGCACCAGAGCTTTCTCGAAGAAACCTATTACCACCAGATCAACCCGCCCCAGGGCTTCGTGTTCCAGCGCGTCTACACCGACGACCGCAGCATCGATCAAGCCATGGCCGTGGAAAACAGCGACCTCGTGGTCGTGCCCAAGGGCTATCACCCGGTCAGCGTGCCGTATGGCTACGAGTCGTATTACCTGAACGTGATGGCCGGCCCGAAACGCGTCTGGCAGTTCCATAACGATCCGCAGCACAGTTGGCTGCTCGACCTCTGA
- a CDS encoding CoA-acylating methylmalonate-semialdehyde dehydrogenase: MSNAPVIGHYLDGQVQDSGSERFSNVFNPATGEVQARVGLASQKTVDDAVASALKAFPAWSEQSSLRRSRVMFKFKELLDRHHDELAEIISREHGKVFSDAKGEVTRGIEIVEYACGAPSLLKTEFSDNIGGGIDNWNLRQPLGVCAGVTPFNFPVMVPLWMIPLALVTGNCFILKTSERDPSASLLMARLLTEAGLPDGVFSVVQGDKTAVDALLQHPDIEAISFVGSTPIAEYIHQQATSRGKRVQALGGAKNHMIVMPDADLDQAADALIGAAFGSAGERCMAISIAVAVGDVGDQLIAKLLPRIDQLKVGNGMQGDSDMGPLVTAEHKAKVEGFIDEGVAQGAQLIVDGRGFKVPGAENGFFVGATLFDNVTTEMSIYQQEIFGPVLGIVRVPDFASAVALINAHEFGNGVSCFTSDGGIARAFARTIKVGMVGINVPIPVPMAWHSFGGWKRSLFGDHHAYGEEGIRFYSRYKSVMQRWPDSIAKGPEFSMPTAK; encoded by the coding sequence ATGAGCAACGCCCCGGTCATCGGCCATTACCTCGACGGTCAAGTGCAAGACAGCGGCAGCGAGCGGTTCAGCAATGTCTTCAACCCGGCGACCGGCGAGGTGCAAGCGCGCGTCGGGCTGGCCAGTCAGAAAACCGTCGATGACGCCGTTGCCTCGGCCCTGAAAGCATTCCCGGCCTGGTCCGAGCAATCGTCCTTGCGCCGTTCGCGGGTGATGTTCAAGTTCAAGGAACTGCTCGACCGTCATCACGATGAACTGGCGGAAATCATCAGCCGCGAACACGGCAAGGTATTCTCCGACGCAAAGGGCGAAGTCACCCGTGGCATCGAAATCGTTGAATACGCCTGCGGTGCGCCGAGCCTGCTGAAAACCGAGTTCAGCGACAACATCGGCGGCGGCATCGACAACTGGAACCTGCGCCAGCCACTGGGCGTGTGCGCCGGCGTCACGCCGTTCAATTTCCCGGTGATGGTGCCGCTGTGGATGATCCCGCTGGCGTTGGTCACCGGTAACTGCTTCATCCTCAAAACCTCCGAGCGCGACCCGTCCGCCAGTTTGCTGATGGCCCGCTTGCTGACCGAAGCCGGGTTGCCGGACGGCGTGTTCAGCGTGGTCCAGGGCGACAAGACCGCCGTCGATGCGCTGCTGCAACATCCGGACATCGAGGCGATTTCCTTTGTCGGCTCGACGCCGATTGCCGAGTACATTCACCAGCAAGCCACCTCGCGCGGCAAGCGGGTTCAGGCGCTGGGCGGTGCGAAGAATCACATGATCGTCATGCCCGATGCGGATCTGGATCAGGCCGCAGACGCCTTGATCGGCGCGGCTTTCGGTTCGGCGGGCGAGCGCTGCATGGCGATCTCGATTGCCGTTGCGGTGGGCGATGTTGGCGACCAGTTGATTGCCAAGCTGCTGCCGCGCATCGATCAGCTCAAGGTTGGCAATGGCATGCAGGGCGACAGCGACATGGGGCCGTTGGTGACGGCCGAACACAAGGCCAAGGTCGAAGGCTTCATAGATGAAGGCGTGGCCCAAGGCGCGCAGCTGATTGTCGACGGTCGCGGGTTCAAGGTGCCGGGCGCGGAGAACGGCTTCTTCGTCGGCGCGACGCTGTTCGATAACGTGACCACCGAAATGAGCATCTATCAGCAAGAGATCTTCGGCCCGGTGCTGGGCATCGTCCGCGTCCCGGATTTCGCCAGCGCCGTCGCTTTGATCAACGCCCACGAATTCGGCAACGGCGTGTCGTGTTTCACCAGCGACGGCGGCATCGCCCGCGCGTTTGCTCGCACCATCAAGGTCGGCATGGTCGGCATCAACGTGCCGATTCCGGTGCCCATGGCCTGGCACTCGTTCGGTGGCTGGAAGCGCTCGCTGTTTGGTGATCATCACGCCTATGGCGAGGAAGGCATTCGCTTCTACAGCCGCTACAAAAGCGTGATGCAGCGCTGGCCCGACAGCATCGCCAAGGGCCCTGAGTTCAGCATGCCGACAGCCAAATAA
- a CDS encoding TIM barrel protein — translation MSKPLRFALNRMVAPRLSLPAFIDLAVALKADAIEIRNDLKGVEIEDGTSAEHVRELCVAQGITVLSINALYPFDVWSDERRVQALKLAAYARDCGAQGLVMCPLNDRTDTRNEAERAAGLRTALSELAPILRDHGILGFIEPLGFEECSLRLKRTAVEAIKAVGGLDVFRLVHDTFHHHLAGESEFFPELTGLVHISGVEDAEVPLATIRDGHRVLVGEGDILGNAAQIDTLLSSGYSGYLSFEPFADSVHGLANIQQAIGASMDHLNKSQA, via the coding sequence ATGAGCAAGCCCCTGCGTTTCGCCCTGAACCGTATGGTCGCCCCACGTTTGTCACTGCCCGCGTTCATCGACCTGGCGGTGGCCCTCAAGGCCGATGCCATCGAGATTCGTAACGACCTTAAAGGCGTCGAGATCGAAGACGGTACTTCGGCCGAGCATGTCCGTGAATTGTGCGTGGCCCAAGGCATCACCGTGCTGTCGATCAACGCGCTGTATCCGTTTGATGTGTGGAGTGACGAGCGCCGGGTTCAGGCCTTGAAACTGGCGGCTTATGCCCGGGATTGCGGCGCGCAGGGTTTGGTCATGTGTCCGCTGAATGATCGTACCGATACGCGCAACGAAGCCGAACGCGCCGCCGGCTTGCGCACCGCGTTGAGTGAACTGGCGCCGATCCTGCGTGATCACGGCATTCTCGGTTTCATCGAGCCGCTGGGGTTTGAAGAATGCTCACTGCGCCTCAAGCGCACGGCGGTGGAGGCGATCAAGGCTGTCGGTGGGCTGGATGTGTTCCGGCTGGTTCACGACACCTTTCACCATCACCTTGCCGGCGAGTCCGAGTTTTTTCCCGAGTTGACCGGGCTGGTGCACATCTCTGGCGTGGAGGATGCCGAGGTGCCGCTGGCGACCATTCGCGACGGCCATCGCGTGCTGGTGGGCGAGGGCGACATTCTTGGCAACGCCGCGCAGATCGACACCTTGCTCAGCAGCGGTTACAGCGGCTACCTGTCGTTCGAACCGTTTGCCGACAGCGTCCATGGCCTGGCCAATATCCAGCAGGCCATCGGCGCAAGCATGGATCACCTGAACAAATCCCAGGCCTGA
- the iolD gene encoding 3D-(3,5/4)-trihydroxycyclohexane-1,2-dione acylhydrolase (decyclizing), protein MTTTRLTMAQALVKFLDNQYIEVDGVQSKFVAGIFTIFGHGNVLGLGQALEQDSGDLIVHQGRNEQGMAHAAIGFAKQHLRRKIYACSSSVGPGAANMLTAAATATANRIPLLLLPGDVYACRQPDPVLQQIEQFHDLSISTNDAFKAVSKYWDRINRPEQLMTAAIHAMRVLTDPAETGAVTLALPQDVQGEAYDYPDYFLQKRVHRIERRPATEAMLGDALALFKGKRKPLIICGGGVRYSGANEALQAFAERFDIPFAETQAGKSAVVSSHPLNVGGIGETGCLAANLLAKEADLIIGIGTRYSDFTTASKSLFQHPDVQFLNLNISPCDALKLDGVQLLADAKAGLQALTDALGDYRSAWGDQPRQAKAQLDEEVDRLYQVEYQTQDFSPEINDHMDPAVLREFIELTGSCLTQSRVLGVLNETLDDDAVIVAAAGSLPGDLQRSWRSKGVNTYHVEYGYSCMGYEVNAALGVKLAEPEREVYALVGDGSYMMLHSELATSIQERRKINVVLLDNMTFGCINNLQMGNGMDSFGTEFRFRNPDTGKLDGGFVPVDFAMSAAAYGCKTYKVNTADELKSALADARLQTVSTLIDIKVLPKTMIHGYLSWWRVGVAQVSTSARTNAVAKTLNERLAKARQY, encoded by the coding sequence ATGACCACAACAAGACTGACCATGGCCCAGGCCCTGGTGAAATTCCTCGATAACCAGTACATCGAGGTCGATGGCGTCCAGAGCAAATTCGTCGCCGGGATCTTTACCATTTTCGGCCACGGCAACGTGCTGGGCCTGGGGCAAGCCCTGGAGCAGGACAGCGGCGACCTGATCGTCCATCAGGGCCGCAACGAGCAAGGCATGGCCCATGCCGCCATCGGTTTCGCCAAGCAACACCTGCGGCGCAAGATCTACGCCTGCTCCTCATCCGTCGGCCCGGGCGCGGCGAACATGCTGACCGCCGCCGCGACGGCCACCGCCAACCGTATTCCCTTGCTGTTGTTGCCCGGTGATGTCTACGCCTGCCGCCAGCCGGACCCGGTGCTGCAACAGATCGAACAGTTCCACGACTTGAGCATCAGCACCAACGACGCGTTCAAGGCCGTGAGCAAATACTGGGACCGCATCAACCGCCCCGAGCAGTTGATGACCGCGGCGATCCACGCCATGCGCGTGCTCACCGACCCTGCCGAAACCGGCGCCGTGACCCTGGCCTTGCCGCAAGACGTGCAAGGCGAGGCCTACGACTATCCTGATTACTTTCTGCAAAAACGCGTGCACCGCATCGAGCGTCGTCCGGCCACCGAAGCGATGCTCGGCGATGCCTTGGCGCTGTTCAAAGGCAAGCGCAAACCGCTGATCATCTGCGGTGGCGGGGTTCGTTATTCCGGTGCCAACGAAGCGTTGCAGGCGTTTGCCGAGCGTTTCGATATTCCCTTCGCTGAAACCCAGGCCGGCAAGAGTGCGGTGGTGTCCAGCCATCCGTTGAACGTCGGCGGAATTGGCGAAACCGGTTGTTTGGCGGCGAATCTGCTGGCCAAAGAGGCGGACCTGATCATCGGCATCGGCACCCGCTACAGCGATTTCACCACCGCGTCGAAATCTCTGTTTCAGCATCCGGACGTGCAATTTCTCAACCTCAACATCAGCCCGTGCGATGCCCTGAAACTGGATGGCGTGCAACTGCTGGCGGATGCGAAAGCCGGTTTGCAGGCCTTGACCGATGCCTTGGGCGATTACCGTTCCGCGTGGGGCGATCAACCGCGCCAGGCCAAGGCGCAACTGGACGAGGAGGTCGATCGTCTCTATCAGGTCGAGTACCAGACCCAAGACTTCTCCCCGGAAATCAACGACCACATGGACCCGGCGGTCCTGCGTGAATTCATCGAGCTGACTGGCTCCTGCCTGACCCAGAGCCGCGTGCTCGGCGTGCTCAACGAAACCCTCGACGATGACGCCGTGATCGTCGCCGCCGCCGGCAGTCTGCCCGGTGACTTGCAGCGCAGCTGGCGCAGCAAGGGCGTGAACACCTATCACGTCGAATACGGTTATTCCTGCATGGGTTACGAGGTCAACGCCGCACTGGGCGTGAAGCTCGCCGAACCCGAGCGCGAGGTCTATGCGCTGGTCGGCGACGGCTCTTACATGATGCTGCACTCGGAACTGGCGACCTCGATCCAGGAGCGACGCAAGATCAATGTGGTGCTGCTGGACAACATGACCTTCGGCTGTATCAACAACTTGCAGATGGGCAACGGCATGGACAGCTTCGGCACCGAATTCCGTTTCCGCAATCCGGACACCGGCAAGCTCGATGGTGGTTTTGTGCCGGTGGATTTCGCCATGAGTGCGGCGGCCTATGGCTGCAAGACTTACAAAGTGAACACCGCTGACGAGCTGAAATCCGCGCTGGCGGATGCGCGCTTGCAGACCGTGTCGACGCTGATCGACATCAAGGTCCTGCCCAAAACCATGATTCATGGCTACCTGTCGTGGTGGCGGGTCGGCGTGGCGCAAGTCTCCACCAGCGCCCGCACCAACGCGGTGGCCAAGACCCTGAATGAACGACTGGCCAAGGCCCGTCAGTACTGA
- a CDS encoding Gfo/Idh/MocA family protein, translated as MSLKLGVIGTGAIGQDHIRRCSQTLLNSQVVAVTDINLQQAVKVVADLKLTAEVYPDGLALINAPEVEAILVTSWGPSHEAFVLAAIAAGKPVFCEKPLAVTAEGCRNIVEAEVAHGKRLVQVGFMRPYDEGYRALKAVIDSGQIGEPLMLHCAHRNPTVGENYKTDMAITDTLIHELDVLRWLLDDDYVSVQVVFPRKSSKALAHLKDPQIVLLETAKGTRIDVEVFVNCQYGYDIQCEVVGETGIAKLPEPSQVQLRSGAKLSNAILMDWKDRFIAAYDVELQAFIDGVRAGQVGGPSAWDGFAAAVAADACIEAQNSGQIVKVALPDRPHFYG; from the coding sequence ATGTCATTAAAGTTAGGCGTCATCGGCACCGGGGCCATCGGCCAGGACCACATTCGTCGTTGCAGCCAGACCTTGCTCAACAGCCAGGTGGTCGCTGTCACCGACATCAATTTGCAGCAAGCGGTCAAGGTCGTTGCCGACCTGAAGCTGACCGCCGAGGTCTACCCGGACGGCCTGGCGCTGATCAACGCGCCAGAAGTCGAAGCGATCCTCGTCACCTCCTGGGGGCCGAGCCACGAAGCGTTTGTATTGGCGGCGATTGCGGCGGGTAAACCGGTGTTCTGCGAGAAGCCGCTGGCCGTCACCGCTGAAGGCTGCCGCAACATCGTCGAGGCCGAAGTGGCCCACGGCAAGCGCCTGGTCCAAGTGGGTTTCATGCGCCCCTATGACGAAGGGTATCGCGCCCTCAAAGCGGTGATCGACAGCGGCCAGATCGGCGAACCGCTGATGCTCCACTGCGCCCATCGCAACCCGACCGTGGGCGAGAATTACAAGACCGACATGGCCATCACCGACACGCTGATCCATGAACTCGACGTACTGCGCTGGTTGCTCGACGACGATTACGTGTCGGTGCAAGTGGTGTTTCCGCGCAAGAGCAGCAAGGCCCTCGCACATTTGAAAGACCCGCAAATCGTGCTGCTGGAAACCGCCAAAGGCACGCGCATCGACGTGGAAGTGTTCGTCAATTGCCAATACGGCTACGACATTCAGTGCGAAGTGGTGGGGGAGACCGGCATCGCCAAACTGCCGGAGCCTTCGCAGGTGCAACTGCGCAGCGGGGCGAAGCTGTCCAACGCGATTTTGATGGACTGGAAGGATCGCTTCATTGCCGCCTACGACGTTGAGTTGCAGGCGTTCATCGACGGCGTGCGTGCCGGGCAAGTGGGCGGTCCGTCGGCATGGGACGGCTTCGCCGCCGCAGTAGCTGCCGACGCCTGCATCGAAGCCCAAAACAGCGGCCAGATCGTAAAAGTCGCACTCCCTGACCGCCCCCACTTCTACGGTTGA
- a CDS encoding Gfo/Idh/MocA family protein has protein sequence MRIGLVGYGHGGRFFHAPLISSLPATTFVGVVTRSPERRQLLATEHPSVPAFDSIGQLVEAGIDVLVVSTPLKGRPALVLDGIEHGVAVVSDKPFAADAQQAQTLITMAERQGVQLSVYQNRRWDSDFLTVRKLVESGALGPITRFESRIERYSPQSVNNGSGGGFLRDLGSHLVDQALLLFGPVTRVYAELDYLEKDQAFDNGFFVSLTHANGVISRLGGSCLQNTPGPRFRVTGTQGCYSVDGLDGQEASALAGLSPKSEGERWGVEEHRRWGWFEQGEVRERVPSERGCWNQFYLQLQTALQSGGPLPVEARDALATTRVLDAARLSFERRKVVELSPFESHGTKSE, from the coding sequence ATGCGCATCGGACTTGTCGGCTACGGCCACGGCGGCCGGTTTTTCCATGCTCCGCTGATCAGCAGCCTCCCAGCAACGACGTTCGTGGGCGTGGTCACTCGCTCCCCGGAACGCCGACAACTGCTGGCGACTGAGCACCCGAGCGTACCGGCCTTCGACAGCATCGGCCAACTGGTGGAGGCCGGGATCGATGTGCTGGTGGTGTCCACGCCGCTCAAGGGCCGTCCGGCACTGGTGCTCGATGGCATCGAGCACGGTGTGGCGGTGGTCAGCGACAAACCGTTCGCCGCCGATGCGCAGCAAGCCCAGACCCTGATCACCATGGCCGAGCGCCAGGGCGTACAACTCAGCGTCTACCAGAACCGCCGCTGGGACTCGGACTTCCTCACCGTGCGCAAACTCGTCGAGTCCGGCGCCCTGGGCCCCATCACCCGTTTCGAATCACGGATCGAGCGTTACTCGCCGCAGTCGGTGAACAACGGCAGTGGCGGCGGCTTCCTGCGCGATTTGGGCAGCCACCTGGTGGATCAGGCGTTGCTGCTGTTCGGCCCGGTGACCCGGGTGTACGCCGAACTGGATTACCTGGAAAAAGACCAGGCCTTCGACAACGGCTTCTTTGTGTCCCTGACCCACGCCAACGGAGTGATCTCGCGCCTGGGCGGCAGTTGCCTGCAAAACACCCCCGGCCCGCGTTTTCGCGTGACGGGCACCCAAGGTTGTTACAGCGTCGATGGCCTGGACGGGCAGGAAGCTTCAGCGCTCGCCGGGCTCTCGCCGAAATCCGAGGGTGAGCGCTGGGGCGTAGAAGAGCATCGGCGCTGGGGCTGGTTCGAACAGGGCGAAGTGCGCGAGCGGGTTCCCTCGGAGCGCGGGTGCTGGAACCAGTTCTATTTGCAGCTACAAACCGCGTTACAGAGCGGTGGCCCACTGCCTGTGGAGGCCCGTGATGCACTGGCGACCACCCGCGTTCTAGACGCTGCGCGGTTGAGTTTCGAACGGCGTAAGGTGGTGGAATTGAGCCCGTTTGAGAGCCATGGAACAAAATCAGAATAA